One Anser cygnoides isolate HZ-2024a breed goose chromosome 36, Taihu_goose_T2T_genome, whole genome shotgun sequence genomic region harbors:
- the LOC125181524 gene encoding endogenous retrovirus group K member 18 Pol protein isoform X1 produces MLELQYELESKAAKWYATIGIANAFFSIPLAAQCRPQFAFTWRGVQYTWNRLPQGWKHSPTICHGLIQSALEQGEAPEHLQYIDDIIVWGDTAEEVFEKGKKIVQILLKAGFAIKQNKVKGPAREIQLLGIKWQDGRRQIPMDVINKITAMSPPTSKKETQTFLGVVGFWRMHIPNYSLIVNPLYQVTRKKNAFEWGPEQRQAFEQIKQEIVHAVALGPVRTGPDVKNVLYTAAGENGPTWSLWQKEPGETRGRPLGFWSRGYRGSEARYTPTEKEILAAYEGVRSASEVVGTEAQLLLAPRLPVLGWMFKGRVPSTHHATDATWSKWVALITQRARIGNPSHPGILEVIVDWPEGKYFGMSPEEEAAHTEEAPLYNKLPENEKQYALFTDGSCRIVGKHRRWKAAVWSPTRRVAEAAEGEGESSQFAEVKAIQPALDIAEREKWPVLYLYTDSWMVANALWGWLQQWKQNNWERRGKPIWAAALWQDIAVRVENLVVKVRHVDAHVPKNRATEEHQNNQQVDQAAKIEVAQVDLDWQHKGELCIARWAHDTSGHQGRDATYRWARDRGVDLTMDTIAQVIHDCETCAAIKQAKRSKPLWYGGQWLKYKYGEAWQIDYMTLPQTHNGKRHVLTMVEATTGWLETYPVPHATAWNTILGLEKQVLWQHGTPERIESDNGTHFRNNLIDTWAKEHGIEWVYHIPYHAPASGKVERYNGLLKTTLKAMGAGAFRN; encoded by the coding sequence atgctagaactccagtatgaactggaatcaaaggcagccaagtggtacgCCACAATTGgtatcgctaatgcatttttctccatccctctagcagcacagtgcaggccacagtttgctttcacttggaggggtgtccaatacacctggaatcggctgccccaggggtggaaacacagccctaccatttgccatggactgatccagtctgcgctggagcagggggaagctcctgaacacctgcagtacatcgatgacatcattgtgtggggtgacactgcagaggaagttttcgagaaagggaagaaaatagtccaaatccttctgaaggccggttttgccataaaacaaaataaagtcaaaggacctgcacgagagatccagcttttaggaataaaatggcaagatggacgtcgtcaaatcccaatggatgtgatcaacaaaataacagctatgtctccaccaactagcaaaaaagaaacacaaactttcctaggtgtcgtggggttttggagaatgcatattccaaattacagtctgattgtaaacccgctctaccaagtaacccgtaagaagaatgcttttgaatggggccctgagcaacgacaagcctttgaacaaattaagcaggaaatagttcatgcagtagccctcgggccagtccgaacaggaccagatgtaaagaatgtgctctacaccgcagccggggagaatggtcccacctggagcctctggcagaaagaacctggggaaactcgaggtcgacccctggggttttggagtcggggatacagaggatctgaggcccgctatactccaactgaaaaggagatattggcagcatatgaaggagttcgatctgcttcggaagtggtcggtactgaagcgcagctcctcctggcaccccgactgccggtactaggctggatgttcaaaggaagggtcccctctacacatcatgcaactgatgctacatggagtaagtgggttgcactgattactcagcgggctcggataggaaaccccagtcacccaggaatcttggaggtgattgtggactggccagaaggcaaatactttgggatgTCAccggaggaggaggcggcccatactgaagaagccccactgtacaacaagctaccagaaaatgagaagcaatatgccctgttcactgacgggtcctgtcgtattgtgggaaagcatcggagatggaaagctgctgtatggagtcctacacgacgagttgcagaagctgctgagggagaaggtgaatcgagtcagtttgcagaagtgaaagccattcagccGGCTTTAGAcattgctgaacgagaaaagtggccagttctctatctctatactgattcatggatggtagcaaatgccctgtgggggtggttacagcaatggaagcagaacaactgggagcgcaggggcaaacccatctgggctgcggcattgtggcaagatattgctgtccgggtagagaacctggttgtaaaggtacgccatgtagatgctcacgtgcccaagaatcgggctactgaagaacatcaaaacaaccagcaggtggatcaggctgctaagattgaagtggctcaggtggacctggactggcaacataaaggtgaattatgtatagcccgatgggcccatgacacctcaggccatcaaggtagagatgcaacatacagatgggctcgtgatcgaggggtggacctgaccatggacactatagcacaggttattcatgattgtgaaacatgtgctgcaatcaagcaagccaaacggtcaaagcctctttggtatggaggacaatggctgaaatataaatatggagaggcctggcagattgattacatgacactccctcaaacccacaacggcaagcgccacgtacttacaatggtggaagcaaccaccggatggctggaaacatatcctgtgccccatgccaccgcctggaacactatcctgggccttgaaaagcaagtcctatggcaacatggcaccccagaaagaattgagtcagacaatgggactcatttccgaaacaaccttatagacacttgggccaaagaacatggtattgagtgggtgtatcacatcccctatcatgcaccagcctccgggaaagttgagcgatacaatggactgttaaagactacactgaaagcaatgggtgctggggcaTTCAGAAATTGA